A region of Natribaculum luteum DNA encodes the following proteins:
- a CDS encoding calcium/sodium antiporter yields the protein MAIVGDILLLAVGTVALALGARWLVDGASRLAQSAGISPLVVGLTVVAFGTSAPEFAVSIGAALEGQADVSVGNVVGSNVFNIGLVLGGAAVIAPFRVRNVLVRRDAVAMGATTALALAVLADLSIGRLEGALLVGLLVAYLGALFVAARASTADRTAAPAGWDPADDDASAARSRSWVDVGLVLVGLVLVALGGRVLVDAATRLALDAGVSEWLVGVTLVAAGTSLPELATSVVAARRGAVAIVAGNVVGSNVFNLLGVLGVAALIRPLSVDATALLGLAWLLVLTAITTVLLATGRRLTRLEGLTLVALLLVYWGASVLA from the coding sequence CGATGGGGCGTCGCGACTCGCGCAGTCGGCAGGGATCTCCCCGCTCGTCGTCGGGTTGACCGTCGTCGCCTTCGGCACTTCGGCACCCGAGTTCGCCGTCTCGATCGGCGCCGCCCTCGAGGGTCAGGCCGACGTCTCGGTCGGCAACGTCGTCGGCTCGAACGTCTTCAACATCGGACTCGTCCTCGGCGGGGCCGCCGTGATCGCCCCGTTCAGGGTCAGAAACGTCCTCGTTCGTCGGGACGCCGTCGCGATGGGTGCGACGACCGCGCTGGCACTCGCCGTCCTCGCCGACCTGTCGATCGGTCGCCTCGAGGGCGCGCTCCTCGTCGGGTTGCTCGTCGCCTACCTCGGCGCGCTCTTCGTCGCCGCGCGGGCGTCGACGGCCGACCGGACGGCCGCGCCAGCCGGCTGGGACCCTGCCGACGACGACGCTTCGGCCGCCCGCTCGAGGTCGTGGGTCGACGTCGGTCTCGTCCTCGTCGGACTGGTGCTCGTGGCCCTCGGCGGGCGGGTGCTGGTCGACGCCGCGACGAGGCTCGCTTTAGACGCCGGCGTCTCCGAGTGGCTCGTCGGTGTGACGCTGGTCGCGGCCGGCACCTCGCTGCCGGAACTCGCCACGTCGGTCGTGGCCGCACGGCGTGGTGCGGTCGCCATCGTCGCCGGAAACGTCGTCGGCTCGAACGTCTTCAACCTGCTCGGCGTCCTCGGCGTCGCCGCGCTGATTCGACCGCTGAGCGTCGACGCCACCGCGTTGCTCGGCCTGGCGTGGCTGCTCGTCCTGACGGCGATCACGACGGTCCTGCTCGCGACCGGTCGCCGACTGACGCGACTCGAGGGACTCACACTCGTCGCGTTGCTGCTCGTCTACTGGGGTGCGAGCGTCCTCGCGTGA
- a CDS encoding glutathione S-transferase family protein — MNMLVDGEWRTDAYETTTEEGAFERQETPFRDWIRDEPDARFQPEAGRYHLYVSYACPWAHRTLIARSLLGLEDAISVSVVDPYRDEDGWQFTPEKDGCTRDHVHDADYLRELYVRADPDATCRVTVPVLWDTKEDTIVNNESKEIVRMFDTAFGDLATKDVDLYPEGYREDVDRILEEIYEPINNGVYRAGFATKQEPYDEAIDDLFSALDHWDDVLADQRYLAGDRLTEADVAMFTTLVRFDNVYHTHFMCNVQYIHEYDHLWPYLRDLYQTPGVAGTVHMDHIKEHYYTTHPSVTPHRIVARGPDLEFDAPHDRDELPGGPPDALVATA; from the coding sequence ATGAACATGCTCGTCGACGGCGAGTGGCGCACCGACGCGTACGAAACGACCACCGAGGAAGGGGCGTTCGAGCGCCAGGAGACGCCGTTTCGCGACTGGATTCGGGACGAACCGGACGCCAGGTTCCAGCCCGAGGCGGGGCGATATCACCTCTACGTTTCCTACGCCTGTCCGTGGGCCCACCGGACCCTGATCGCCCGCTCGCTTCTCGGACTCGAGGACGCGATCTCGGTCTCGGTCGTCGACCCGTACCGCGACGAGGATGGCTGGCAGTTCACGCCGGAGAAGGACGGTTGCACCCGCGATCACGTTCACGACGCCGACTACCTGCGAGAACTGTACGTCCGGGCGGACCCGGACGCCACCTGCCGCGTGACCGTCCCGGTCCTCTGGGACACGAAAGAGGACACGATCGTCAACAACGAGTCGAAAGAGATCGTGCGGATGTTCGATACTGCCTTCGGGGACCTCGCGACGAAAGACGTCGACCTCTATCCGGAAGGCTATCGCGAGGACGTCGATCGCATCCTCGAGGAGATCTACGAACCGATCAACAACGGCGTCTACAGGGCCGGGTTCGCCACGAAGCAGGAACCCTACGACGAGGCGATAGACGACCTGTTCTCGGCGCTGGACCACTGGGACGACGTCCTCGCCGACCAGCGGTACCTCGCCGGCGATCGGCTGACCGAAGCCGACGTCGCCATGTTCACCACGCTCGTCAGGTTCGACAACGTCTATCACACGCACTTCATGTGTAACGTCCAGTATATCCACGAGTACGACCACCTCTGGCCGTACCTGCGAGACCTCTACCAGACGCCGGGCGTCGCCGGGACGGTGCACATGGATCACATCAAAGAACACTACTACACCACCCACCCGAGCGTCACCCCCCACCGGATCGTCGCTCGCGGCCCCGACCTCGAGTTCGATGCGCCCCACGACCGTGACGAACTACCGGGGGGGCCGCCGGACGCGCTGGTCGCGACGGCATAA
- a CDS encoding HalOD1 output domain-containing protein has product MSHTDELALTIAEKIADREGVDSTELHPPLHETIDTDALESLIESATRGRAQATVTFAYHGYTIQVDSSGAVRVSKTRSESASTAADA; this is encoded by the coding sequence ATGTCACACACGGACGAACTCGCGTTGACGATCGCCGAGAAGATCGCCGACCGAGAGGGCGTCGATTCGACCGAGTTGCACCCGCCGCTCCACGAGACCATCGACACCGACGCCCTCGAGTCGCTGATCGAGTCGGCGACTCGAGGACGAGCACAGGCGACGGTGACGTTCGCGTACCACGGATACACGATCCAGGTCGACAGTTCCGGCGCCGTTCGCGTCTCGAAGACGCGTTCTGAATCGGCGTCGACGGCGGCCGACGCGTGA
- a CDS encoding DUF7535 family protein: protein MSRTVTGSNPYGPTVEMSIIGYLIVAGIAVVLLPVLPFLLAVWLVVRIASMGPERESSTPERVERESDATDETETERQSSGA from the coding sequence ATGTCCCGGACGGTAACCGGTTCGAACCCCTACGGTCCGACCGTGGAGATGTCCATCATTGGGTATCTGATCGTCGCCGGCATCGCAGTCGTCCTGTTACCGGTGTTACCGTTTCTCCTCGCGGTGTGGCTGGTCGTCCGCATCGCCAGTATGGGGCCCGAACGGGAATCGAGCACGCCCGAACGGGTCGAACGGGAATCGGACGCTACCGACGAAACCGAGACGGAACGGCAGTCGTCGGGCGCGTGA
- a CDS encoding NAD-dependent epimerase/dehydratase family protein has protein sequence MTDVAITGASGNVGREAIRAFPDHDLTLFSRSEYEDLETDLLEITDREAFVDALEGQDVLIHLAANPSPDAAWDDLSGPNVEGVYNAYEAALETDVERIVFASSNHAVNMENVTSPIRPETTEGRPDVVRPDTPPRPDTDYGVTKVFGEAMGYYYARRHGLEVVNLRIGWLLSRDDLREVCAERDGAGERFARAMWLSPDDCQRVVRAAATATLEESPVTAHGISRNTDRFLSLTETTVELGYRPRDDAAEVLGDDDGDRSGLESP, from the coding sequence ATGACCGACGTCGCCATCACCGGCGCGTCGGGGAACGTCGGCCGCGAGGCGATTCGGGCGTTCCCCGACCACGACCTGACGCTGTTCTCTCGCAGCGAGTACGAGGACCTCGAGACGGACCTCCTCGAGATCACGGACCGCGAGGCGTTCGTCGATGCACTCGAGGGCCAGGACGTCCTGATCCATCTCGCGGCGAACCCCTCGCCAGACGCCGCGTGGGACGACCTCTCTGGACCGAACGTCGAGGGCGTCTACAACGCCTACGAGGCCGCACTGGAAACCGACGTCGAGCGGATCGTCTTCGCGAGTTCGAATCACGCGGTCAACATGGAGAACGTCACCTCGCCGATTCGGCCGGAAACGACGGAGGGACGACCGGACGTAGTTCGTCCAGATACTCCGCCACGACCGGACACCGACTACGGCGTCACCAAGGTCTTCGGCGAGGCGATGGGCTACTACTACGCGCGGCGACACGGCCTCGAGGTGGTGAACCTGCGCATCGGCTGGCTGCTCTCGCGAGACGACCTCCGGGAGGTCTGTGCGGAACGCGACGGCGCAGGCGAACGATTCGCCCGCGCGATGTGGCTGAGTCCAGACGACTGCCAGCGAGTCGTTCGAGCAGCGGCGACGGCGACACTCGAGGAATCGCCCGTAACGGCCCACGGTATCTCGCGAAACACCGATCGATTCCTCTCACTGACCGAGACGACCGTCGAACTCGGCTATCGGCCAAGAGACGACGCCGCGGAGGTACTCGGCGACGATGACGGCGATCGGTCCGGACTCGAGTCACCGTGA
- a CDS encoding DUF5788 family protein: MKPYERKQLLERVEREGATVGADIPDRIEVQGEEIDLREFVFEIKRRETIPSGERDRVEQAKKNLRRERVQRIELLEEGDISREEGEELARSVIGIDRALNALQSLGPTDLEREQQAKQAADRKRWMSFLKKALGHEDDASRRRA, encoded by the coding sequence GTGAAACCGTACGAGCGAAAGCAGTTGCTCGAGCGCGTCGAACGGGAGGGTGCGACCGTCGGCGCGGACATCCCGGATCGCATCGAGGTACAGGGCGAGGAGATCGACTTGCGGGAGTTCGTCTTCGAGATCAAACGCCGCGAGACGATTCCGTCCGGCGAACGCGACCGCGTCGAGCAGGCGAAAAAGAACCTGCGACGCGAGCGGGTACAGCGGATCGAACTGCTCGAGGAGGGCGACATCAGCCGCGAGGAAGGTGAGGAACTCGCCCGCAGCGTCATCGGCATCGATCGGGCGCTGAACGCCCTCCAGAGTCTCGGCCCGACCGACCTCGAGCGCGAACAGCAAGCGAAGCAGGCGGCCGACCGGAAGCGCTGGATGTCGTTCCTGAAAAAGGCTCTGGGCCACGAAGACGACGCCTCCCGGAGGCGCGCATGA
- the polX gene encoding DNA polymerase/3'-5' exonuclease PolX translates to MTTNAELAARLEEFADLLEADDVEYKPRAYRRAAESVGAHPTPIADYVDADDREAIENVEGVGEAIASKIIEYVETGEIEELEELRAELPVDMADLTRIEGVGPKTVGKLHRELGIETLDDLEEAAEAGEVREVKGFGAKTEQNILDNLEFARQMGQRQLLGEARPLADDVLAHLEGLEGVDRCEVAGSIRRWRATIGDVDALASTETPEAVVEAFLAWDSIDDEIESGPAKASVRVGDVRVDLRVVAPEEFGSALQYFTGSKAHNVRLRNYAIDRGMKLNEYGAFDVSDVDDPDAGQRIGEHVAGETEESMYEALGLHWMPPELREDRGEIAAAAEGDLPELVTREDVRGDLHTHTEWSDGNNTIEEMVAAAEERSYEYYCVSDHAEGPGVVGGMGLTDEEILEQVEEVRAVDDRYEIEVFAGIEANVDADGEIGLSEEVVDALDLIVASPHSALGQDFDTATDRLVRAVENPDVDVLGHPSGRLLNEREGLDFDPNALARAAVDHDTALEVNSNPHRLDLPGSDVQAAVDEGAKIAIDTDAHSPATLEYVRWGVHTARRGWAEPADVINTWPLEELRAFLH, encoded by the coding sequence ATGACGACCAACGCCGAACTCGCCGCCAGACTCGAGGAGTTCGCCGACTTGCTCGAGGCCGACGACGTCGAGTACAAACCGCGCGCCTACCGCCGCGCCGCAGAGAGTGTCGGCGCCCACCCGACGCCGATCGCCGACTACGTCGACGCGGACGACCGCGAGGCGATCGAGAACGTCGAGGGCGTCGGCGAGGCCATCGCCTCGAAGATTATCGAGTACGTCGAGACCGGCGAGATCGAGGAACTCGAGGAACTCCGCGCGGAGCTGCCCGTCGACATGGCCGACCTCACCCGGATCGAGGGCGTCGGCCCGAAGACGGTCGGGAAACTCCACCGCGAACTCGGGATCGAGACGCTCGACGACCTCGAGGAAGCCGCCGAGGCCGGCGAGGTCCGCGAGGTCAAGGGGTTCGGCGCGAAGACCGAACAGAACATCCTCGACAACCTCGAGTTCGCTCGCCAGATGGGCCAGCGACAGTTACTCGGCGAAGCGCGGCCGCTGGCCGACGACGTGCTGGCCCACCTCGAGGGCCTCGAGGGCGTCGACCGCTGCGAGGTCGCGGGCTCGATTCGCCGCTGGCGGGCGACGATCGGCGACGTGGACGCCCTCGCATCGACGGAGACGCCGGAGGCCGTCGTCGAGGCGTTCCTCGCGTGGGACTCCATCGACGACGAGATCGAGTCCGGGCCCGCGAAGGCGAGCGTCCGCGTCGGCGACGTACGCGTCGACCTTCGCGTGGTCGCCCCCGAGGAGTTCGGCTCCGCCCTGCAGTATTTCACGGGGAGCAAGGCTCACAACGTCCGGCTTCGCAACTACGCGATCGATCGCGGGATGAAGTTAAACGAGTACGGTGCGTTCGACGTGAGCGACGTCGACGACCCGGACGCGGGGCAGCGGATCGGCGAGCACGTCGCGGGCGAGACCGAAGAGAGCATGTACGAGGCGCTGGGCCTCCACTGGATGCCACCCGAACTGCGCGAGGATCGCGGCGAGATCGCCGCCGCAGCGGAGGGCGACCTGCCGGAACTCGTGACCCGCGAGGACGTTCGGGGCGACCTCCACACCCACACAGAGTGGTCAGACGGCAACAACACCATCGAGGAGATGGTCGCCGCGGCCGAGGAACGCAGCTACGAATACTACTGCGTCTCCGACCACGCCGAAGGGCCGGGCGTCGTCGGCGGCATGGGGCTCACCGACGAGGAGATCTTAGAGCAAGTCGAGGAGGTCAGAGCCGTCGACGACCGGTACGAGATCGAGGTGTTCGCGGGCATCGAGGCGAACGTCGACGCCGACGGCGAGATCGGCCTCTCCGAGGAGGTCGTCGACGCGCTCGACCTGATCGTCGCCTCGCCCCACAGCGCACTCGGGCAGGACTTCGACACCGCCACCGACCGCCTCGTTCGCGCCGTCGAGAACCCGGACGTCGACGTCCTGGGGCATCCCAGCGGCCGGCTGCTCAACGAGCGTGAGGGGCTCGACTTCGATCCGAACGCCCTCGCCCGGGCGGCCGTCGACCACGACACCGCCCTCGAGGTCAACAGCAACCCCCATCGGCTCGACCTCCCCGGCAGCGACGTCCAGGCGGCCGTCGACGAAGGTGCGAAGATCGCAATCGACACCGACGCCCACAGCCCCGCGACCCTCGAGTACGTCCGCTGGGGCGTCCACACCGCCCGCCGCGGCTGGGCCGAACCGGCCGACGTGATCAACACCTGGCCGCTCGAGGAGCTTCGAGCGTTCTTACACTGA
- a CDS encoding Mut7-C RNAse domain-containing protein translates to MRFLVDLMCGGVVSYLRMCGHDTVYAGDRDLEGDEAEPGSIDPRADDDVLAVARSEDRTVITRDVALANRADESILLESRDVEDQLAELSKAGVDLALEDEPTYCGRCNGNLERVEPTASTPEYAPDPSETTVWQCRDCGQHFWKGSHWDRVGETLSRVRDGLSDAEDQ, encoded by the coding sequence ATGAGATTCCTGGTCGACCTCATGTGCGGTGGCGTCGTCTCCTACCTGCGGATGTGCGGGCACGACACCGTCTACGCGGGCGACCGAGACCTCGAGGGCGACGAGGCCGAACCGGGGTCGATCGATCCGCGAGCCGACGACGACGTGCTCGCGGTGGCCCGCAGCGAGGATCGGACGGTGATCACGCGCGACGTCGCGCTCGCGAACCGTGCCGACGAGTCGATCCTGCTCGAGTCGCGCGACGTCGAAGACCAGCTCGCAGAGCTCTCGAAAGCGGGCGTCGACCTCGCGCTCGAGGACGAGCCGACCTACTGTGGTCGGTGTAACGGCAACCTCGAGCGCGTCGAGCCGACGGCGTCAACGCCAGAGTACGCGCCGGACCCGTCAGAAACGACCGTCTGGCAGTGTCGGGACTGCGGTCAGCACTTCTGGAAGGGGAGCCACTGGGACCGCGTCGGAGAGACGCTCTCGAGGGTTCGAGACGGCCTGTCGGACGCCGAGGATCAGTAG
- a CDS encoding PHP-associated domain-containing protein, which produces MSDSDEFRVDCHVKVLDERVVRRARRAGLDAIVYAPHFTRLPEIRARAEAYSSDDLRVIPAREVFTGSWRNRKHVLAIGLSEPVPDFISLEAAMAEFDRQGAAVLAPHPEFATVSLTEADLREYDDVVDAVEIFNPKHLPSHNERARDVAETLGCAPFTSSYAHLAGSVGVAYTAFEETVTNEDDLVTALRDDVARRVVYRNGLRRLQTTASELGHLCWENTWQKIDRLFLQGIEPTHPDHIAYDGKFDDVAVY; this is translated from the coding sequence CGGGTCGACTGCCACGTGAAAGTCCTCGACGAGCGAGTCGTCCGCCGAGCGCGACGTGCGGGACTCGACGCGATCGTCTACGCACCCCACTTCACTCGACTCCCCGAGATCCGCGCCCGTGCCGAGGCCTACTCGAGCGACGATCTGCGCGTGATCCCCGCCCGCGAGGTGTTTACCGGCTCGTGGCGAAACCGCAAACACGTCCTCGCGATCGGGCTCTCCGAGCCGGTCCCGGACTTCATCTCGCTCGAGGCCGCGATGGCCGAGTTCGACCGCCAGGGTGCGGCCGTCCTCGCACCTCACCCCGAGTTCGCGACGGTCAGCCTCACCGAGGCGGACCTCCGCGAGTACGACGACGTCGTCGACGCCGTCGAGATTTTCAATCCGAAACACCTCCCCTCGCACAACGAACGGGCTCGTGACGTCGCCGAGACGCTCGGGTGTGCGCCGTTTACATCGTCGTACGCTCACCTCGCCGGGAGCGTCGGCGTTGCCTACACCGCCTTCGAAGAGACCGTCACCAACGAGGACGATCTCGTGACGGCGTTGCGAGACGACGTCGCCCGACGGGTCGTCTACCGGAACGGTCTCCGGCGGTTGCAGACCACGGCGTCCGAACTCGGGCACCTCTGCTGGGAGAACACCTGGCAGAAGATCGATCGGCTCTTCCTCCAGGGGATCGAGCCGACCCACCCCGATCACATCGCCTACGACGGCAAGTTCGACGACGTCGCCGTCTACTGA